The following coding sequences lie in one Arachis ipaensis cultivar K30076 chromosome B05, Araip1.1, whole genome shotgun sequence genomic window:
- the LOC107644293 gene encoding pentatricopeptide repeat-containing protein At1g62930, chloroplastic-like has product MTVIVSTIEFALFSSNSSFSFDRILHKHVACSIILQLTSPRHVDEAVDSFTRMLSMRRTPSIIQFNQILGSLAKTHHFPTTISLFQQLQTRGIAPSIVTMNILINCCCGMGRITLAFSILAKIFRMGFQPNTITLNTLIKGLCLCGNVEKALHFHDRVLAHGFHFDQFTYATLINGLGKTGHTAAAIQVLKKIPRYGTVPNVVIYNTIIDSLCKDTLVSEAFHFYSEMLARGISPNVITYTTLIFGLCLVGQLKEAIDLLNHMMLKNIIPNVRTYNTLIDGLCKEGNIKDAKSVLAVMTKDAVEPTVVTYNCLMDGYCLVNELNKAKCIFDTMARIGMAPNIRSYNIIINGLCKSKLMDDALNLFEEMRRKNLVPNTVTYNTLIDGLGKSGRISCASKLLVEMHNKGQPADIITYNSLLDAMFNIKQLDKALMLFIQMKESGIDPNICTYNILIDGLCKSGRLIDAKEIFQDLSIKNHRPNVTTYTIMIDGLCKEGLFEEALALLSEMEDNGCLPNAVTFENVIRALFEKGENDMAEKLLREMIARGLLTG; this is encoded by the exons ATGACAGTGATTGTTTCCACCATTGAATTCGCTCTTTTCTCTTCCAACTCCTCCTTCTCATTTGATCGGATTTTACACAAACATGTTGCGTGCAGCATCATTCTCCAG CTCACATCCCCTCGCCATGTTGATGAAGCTGTTGATTCCTTCACTCGCATGCTCTCTATGCGTCGCACTCCATCCATTATCCAATTTAACCAGATTTTGGGGTCCCTTGCCAAGACGCACCATTTCCCAACCACCATTTCCCTTTTTCAGCAATTGCAAACCAGGGGAATTGCGCCCAGCATAGTTACTATGAATATTTTAATCAATTGTTGCTGCGGCATGGGTCGGATCACTCTCGCTTTCTCTATATTGGCCAAGATTTTCAGGATGGGTTTTCAGCCAAATACCATAACATTGAATACACTCATTAAAGGTCTCTGTCTCTGTGGTAATGTTGAAAAAGCACTGCACTTTCACGACAGAGTGCTGGCTCATGGATTTCACTTCGACCAATTCACTTATGCAACTTTGATAAATGGGCTCGGTAAGACCGGACACACAGCAGCTGCTATTCAAGTGTTGAAAAAGATCCCACGGTATGGCACTGTTCCTAATGTCGTCATCTACAACACAATTATTGATAGCCTCTGCAAGGATACACTTGTAAGTGAGGCTTTTCATTTCTATTCTGAAATGCTTGCTAGGGGAATTTCTCCTAATGTCATCACCTATACCACTCTAATTTTTGGATTGTGCCTTGTGGGTCAACTTAAGGAAGCCATTGATTTACTAAATCATATGATGCTGAAAAACATTATTCCAAATGTTCGTACCTATAATACTTTGATTGATGGACTATGTAAGGAGGGAAATATCAAAGATGCTAAGAGTGTGTTGGCTGTGATGACAAAAGATGCTGTGGAACCAACTGTGGTTACTTATAATTGTTTAATGGATGGGTATTGCTTGGTTAACGAATTAAACAAGGCAAAATGTATATTCGACACAATGGCCCGGATAGGAATGGCTCCTAATATCCGAAGttacaatattattattaatggCTTGTGCAAAAGTAAATTGATGGATGATGCCTTGAATCTCTTTGAAGAGATGCGTCGCAAGAACTTGGTTCCTAACACGGTAACTTACAATACTCTAATTGATGGTTTGGGAAAATCAGGGAGAATCTCTTGTGCTTCAAAGCTTCTTGTTGAGATGCATAATAAAGGTCAACCTGCTGATATAATCACTTACAATTCCTTGTTGGATGCGATGTTCAATATCAAACAACTTGACAAGGCACTTATGTTATTTATTCAGATGAAAGAGAGTGGCATTGATCCAAATATATGCACGTATAATATACTTATTGATGGCCTATGTAAAAGTGGAAGACTTATAGATGCAAAAGAGATTTTTCAAGATCTTTCCATTAAAAACCATCGTCCAAATGTGACGACATACACTATTATGATCGATGGGCTCTGCAAAGAGGGCTTATTTGAAGAAGCATTGGCCCTGCTGTCGGAAATGGAAGACAATGGTTGCTTACCAAATGCTGTGACTTTTGAAAACGTTATTCGTGCTTTGTTTGAAAAAGGTGAGAATGACATGGCGGAGAAACTTCTTCGGGAAATGATTGCTAGAGGCTTATTGACTGgatga